Proteins encoded by one window of Nicotiana tabacum cultivar K326 chromosome 10, ASM71507v2, whole genome shotgun sequence:
- the LOC107805162 gene encoding peroxidase 43: protein MKLIFVILLFTHLIGISRGQLQVGFYGQTCPNVESIVSGTVREAAASNQNIAPVLLRLHFHDCFVQGCDGSILIENGEKAERHAFGHQGVGGFEVIEKAKAEVEAVCPGLVSCADIVALAARDAILLANGPSYDVETGRRDGMVSNLSLAENMPDVEDSIQQLKAKFLEKGLSEKDLVLLSAAHTIGTTACFFMTKRLYNFSPNGGSDPSINPNFLPELKATCPENGNVNVRLAMDRGSGEAFDSQILQNIRSGFAVLQSDANLYRDETTKRVVDSYFGILSPFLGTSFEADFANAMVKMGRIGVLTGSQGTIRRVCASF, encoded by the exons ATGAAACTGATTTTTGTCATATTACTTTTCACTCATCTAATAGGAATTTCACGAGGCCAACTCCAAGTTGGTTTCTATGGCCAAACATGCCCTAATGTTGAATCTATTGTTAGTGGTACTGTGCGTGAAGCTGCAGCCTCCAACCAAAATATAGCTCCTGTTTTGCTTAGACTTCATTTCCATGACTGCTTTGTTCAG GGATGTGATGGATCAATTCTAATAGAAAATGGAGAAAAAGCAGAAAGGCATGCATTTGGGCATCAAGGTGTTGGAGGATTTGAAGTAATAGAGAAAGCAAAAGCAGAGGTTGAAGCTGTTTGTCCTGGACTTGTTTCTTGTGCTGACATTGTTGCTTTGGCTGCTAGGGATGCTATACTCTTG GCAAATGGGCCTTCATATGATGTGGAAACAGGAAGAAGAGATGGGATGGTTTCAAACTTATCTTTGGCGGAAAACATGCCAGATGTTGAAGATTCCATTCAGCAACTCAAAGCTAAGTTTTTAGAGAAAGGCCTCTCTGAGAAAGACCTTGTGCTCCTCAGTG CTGCACATACAATTGGTACCACTGCATGTTTCTTCATGACCAAAAGGCTCTACAATTTCTCCCCCAATGGAGGCTCCGATCCATCGATAAATCCTAATTTTCTTCCCGAGTTGAAGGCTACTTGCCCGGAAAACGGAAACGTTAACGTCAGGTTAGCGATGGATCGGGGCAGCGGCGAAGCATTCGACAGTCAAATTTTGCAGAATATTAGGTCTGGCTTTGCTGTGTTACAATCTGATGCAAATTTATATAGAGATGAGACGACAAAGAGAGTTGTGGATTCTTACTTTGGGATTCTTAGCCCATTTTTGGGGACGTCTTTTGAGGCTGATTTTGCCAATGCAATGGTAAAAATGGGCAGAATTGGTGTACTTACTGGCTCTCAAGGAACTATTAGACGTGTTTGTGCATCTTTTTAG